The Leptolyngbya sp. 'hensonii' DNA segment TTCACAGCGATAAACAGCCTGGTGAATCTGGGGTGGCCGAGGGGGGAGGTGTTGATAGAAAAGATCAGCCTGCCGCCCAGACCCATCCGTTTTAAAGCCCACGATCGCCGCTCGAAACTCGGTCTTGAGCATGGCAAAAATCTGGGGTTGCTGCTCGCGCAAATCCTGTAAAGAGAGACCGAGCGCCCTGGCCCGATGGACGGAATCGATCGGACTAGTCGTGGCATAACAAACCACTGCATAAACCTGATTGCCAGATGCTTCGTCAACGGCCTTGACCCAACTTCCAAAGGAAGGCATTGCTGGAAAATCCAGAGATTCTGGATCCAGACATTGGGCCAGGAATTCTGTGGTGGCCGTCTCAATTACTTCCGCAAAGTGATTGGGATGGCGGTTTTCAGTCGAAAACTGAGGGAGAGGAAGACGCATAGTCCTGATCCTGAATTGGGATTTGAAGATCTCTATTCACCAGAGATCTGCTAACCGGTGGCCTATTTCCCTTTTTTCCGTCCTGCGGTGGCATCCACGAGTTCCAGTTCACCCAGCCTGAAGGTTACCAGTTTGTCCCAATTTCCCCCTTCAAACAAAACAGCAGCTTTGCCGTCTGTTACGCGCTGAACTAATCCCTGGAAGCCAAAGTAAGTATCGTTGGAGTTAATCACCTTGACGGCTGAACCTGGCAGAATCATTGTTGCTTGCTCGATAAATTGGTATGGAATAGGACGATTATCCCCGATCTGATGGGAATACGGATGCTTCCCTTGCATCCTTAGCATCAAATTTTTCCATTATGCCTGCTCAGAGGCTTCAATGGCTGCAGCATGCTGGCGATACCAGTCGATCGTATTCTTCAACCCTTGTTTGAAGTCTACCCGAGCCACGAAGTTAAACTCCTCGCGGGCCCGTTGAGTATCCAGACAGCGTCGGGGCTGACCATTGGGCTGATGGGTTTCCCAGACGATTTCACCTGCAAACCCCATGA contains these protein-coding regions:
- a CDS encoding HAS-barrel domain-containing protein, whose translation is MRLPLPQFSTENRHPNHFAEVIETATTEFLAQCLDPESLDFPAMPSFGSWVKAVDEASGNQVYAVVCYATTSPIDSVHRARALGLSLQDLREQQPQIFAMLKTEFRAAIVGFKTDGSGRQADLFYQHLPPRPPQIHQAVYRCEPAEIIAFTEQLDFLRTILETAGTPVDALVAATVREVYQLRQFDRAWLVQAGRTISVLLKDDYDRLRVILSQIHP